One genomic segment of Actinomycetota bacterium includes these proteins:
- a CDS encoding LLM class F420-dependent oxidoreductase yields the protein MRIGVQLHPQHTTVDDLRRAWRRADELGVDTIWTWDHFFPLWGDRDGSHFEGWSLLAAMAVDTSRARFGILVTCNTYRNPDLLADMARTIDHLGGGRLILGLGAGWFERDYTEYGYPFATATKRLHALEESIHRIQRRLERLNPPPRGPLPLLIGGGGEKVTLRLVAQHADMWNSFGPPEVYAHKNAVLNSWCEKIGRAPDEIERTVLIDPHEVNNITPYQDAGAQHLIVKIGHPFDLDPLTSLLSHRVA from the coding sequence GTGAGGATCGGCGTTCAGCTTCACCCGCAGCACACGACGGTCGACGACCTGCGCCGGGCGTGGCGGCGCGCGGACGAGCTCGGGGTGGACACGATCTGGACGTGGGACCACTTCTTCCCACTGTGGGGCGACCGGGACGGTTCCCACTTCGAGGGGTGGTCGCTGCTGGCAGCGATGGCGGTGGACACGTCGCGTGCTCGGTTCGGGATCCTCGTGACGTGTAACACCTACAGGAATCCTGATCTTCTCGCCGACATGGCGCGAACCATCGACCACCTCGGCGGCGGCCGCTTGATCCTCGGTCTCGGAGCGGGGTGGTTCGAGCGCGACTACACCGAGTACGGCTATCCCTTCGCGACCGCGACCAAGCGCCTCCACGCGCTAGAGGAATCGATCCACCGGATCCAGCGGCGGTTGGAGCGGCTGAACCCGCCACCCCGAGGCCCGCTGCCGCTGCTCATCGGGGGCGGCGGCGAGAAGGTCACCCTCCGACTCGTGGCACAGCACGCGGACATGTGGAACTCGTTCGGCCCCCCCGAGGTCTACGCGCACAAGAACGCGGTGTTGAACTCCTGGTGCGAGAAGATCGGTCGCGCCCCCGACGAGATCGAGCGCACCGTCCTGATCGACCCACACGAGGTGAACAACATCACCCCGTACCAGGACGCCGGGGCTCAGCACCTCATCGTGAAGATCGGGCACCCATTCGACCTCGACCCCCTTACTTCACTGTTGTCGCACCGGGTCGCCTGA
- a CDS encoding glycosyltransferase family 39 protein, producing MRAFTVSELWLDEALSVNIASLPLGELRGALMRDGSPPLYYFLLHLWMKVFGSGDVAARALSTVFSLAALPLMWVVARRHAGRELAVAALLLLASSPFAIRYGSEARMYALVSLLALLAYLAIRSALDRPTWSRLLAVTLLAAALALTHYWTLYALALAGVILVVKAARGGGRSCALVLGALATGGILFLPWLPTFLYQVTHTGTPWAGIAVPTILVTAFDQWAGGFSGTAPFLALMLLGLVALGLFGRSARDGRVVLGFPPEPRASVFALVTFGTLALAVVGGAITQTGFSERYTAVIFPFFILMAACGVTLLENRRIRTWVLAAVVVLGLIGGGVAVFRHRTQAGEIARTIALGGGAGDVVAYCPDQLGPAVDRLLPPEMHQMVFPAGGTPEFVDWVDYEERNEAADPVAFAHALDEASPGSNVWLVTAPGYKTFGMKCERLAEALGRLRVRTTVVWEKPSYFEGATLIRYDPR from the coding sequence ATGCGGGCGTTCACGGTGTCGGAGCTGTGGTTGGACGAGGCGCTGTCGGTCAACATCGCGTCGCTGCCGCTCGGTGAGCTACGGGGCGCGCTGATGCGAGACGGCTCGCCCCCACTGTACTACTTCCTGTTACACCTCTGGATGAAGGTATTCGGCAGCGGCGATGTGGCCGCCCGCGCGCTGTCTACCGTGTTCTCGCTCGCGGCGCTCCCGCTGATGTGGGTCGTCGCGCGGCGACATGCCGGAAGGGAGCTAGCTGTCGCGGCCCTGTTGCTTCTGGCGTCATCGCCGTTCGCGATTCGCTATGGAAGCGAGGCCAGGATGTACGCGCTGGTGTCGCTCCTCGCGTTGCTCGCGTACCTCGCCATCCGTTCCGCGTTGGATCGGCCTACGTGGTCGCGTCTGCTCGCGGTGACGCTGCTTGCCGCTGCGCTCGCGCTCACGCACTACTGGACCCTGTATGCGCTCGCGCTGGCTGGCGTGATCCTGGTTGTGAAGGCGGCGCGCGGCGGGGGGCGCAGTTGCGCCCTGGTCCTGGGCGCTCTCGCGACCGGAGGCATCCTGTTCCTTCCGTGGTTACCGACCTTCCTTTATCAAGTCACCCACACCGGAACGCCGTGGGCGGGCATAGCGGTCCCGACCATCCTCGTGACCGCGTTCGATCAGTGGGCGGGTGGATTCTCCGGAACGGCGCCATTCCTGGCGCTCATGCTTCTAGGGCTCGTCGCGCTGGGGCTGTTCGGTCGCTCCGCGCGCGACGGTCGGGTGGTGCTTGGGTTCCCGCCGGAACCGCGGGCAAGCGTGTTCGCGCTGGTTACCTTCGGGACCCTGGCGCTTGCGGTAGTGGGAGGGGCTATCACGCAAACGGGGTTCAGCGAGCGCTACACCGCGGTGATCTTCCCGTTCTTCATCCTCATGGCCGCCTGCGGCGTGACCCTCTTGGAGAACCGTCGCATCCGGACGTGGGTTCTTGCGGCCGTAGTTGTCCTCGGCCTGATCGGTGGGGGTGTGGCGGTGTTCCGGCACAGAACCCAGGCCGGTGAGATAGCGCGGACTATCGCGCTCGGGGGAGGCGCCGGCGACGTCGTCGCCTACTGCCCGGACCAACTGGGTCCCGCGGTCGATCGTTTGTTGCCACCCGAGATGCACCAGATGGTCTTCCCAGCCGGTGGGACGCCTGAGTTCGTCGATTGGGTGGACTATGAAGAGCGGAACGAGGCCGCGGATCCGGTCGCGTTCGCGCACGCCCTCGATGAAGCGTCGCCGGGGTCGAATGTCTGGCTCGTGACCGCGCCCGGTTACAAGACCTTCGGGATGAAGTGCGAGCGCCTGGCGGAGGCGCTGGGACGTCTGCGCGTGCGCACGACGGTCGTGTGGGAGAAACCCAGCTACTTCGAGGGGGCGACGCTGATCCGCTACGACCCCAGGTGA
- a CDS encoding NAD(P)/FAD-dependent oxidoreductase, whose translation MTERNEPPSREGKPHVLILGAGPAGLTAAWELTHNESTVEILEADRHEVGGISRTASYKGFRFDIGGHRFFTKSDEVNQLWHEILDPEDWLRVPRLSRIFYRGKFFNYPLKASNALLGLGIIETVLCVVSYMWARLFPRKDERSFEDWVRNRFGERLYRIFFKTYTEKVWGMPCNEISADWAAQRIKGLSLVGAVKSALFSSKKTSDGETIKTLIDEFDYPKFGPGMMWEVAAEKVQARGAKLHMGSRVCGIRCENGNVVEVSARTSGGVTAYEGSDVISSLPVRDLVNMLEPEPPAEVKQAANNLSYRDFLTVVLIVDREQLFPDNWIYVHDPAVKLGRIQNFKNWSPLMVPEPEKTSLGLEYFCNEGDELWEMADEDLIRLGVREIEQLGLCEGKYFLDGTVVRMKKAYPVYDDTYQQNVATVRTYLEENARNLQLVGRNGMHKYNNQDHSMMTALLAARNIGGENWDPWKVNTDAEYHEESRGDADTAGRLVPRAVEPRV comes from the coding sequence ATGACCGAACGGAATGAACCCCCCAGCCGGGAGGGCAAGCCGCACGTCCTGATACTCGGGGCGGGGCCGGCGGGCCTCACAGCGGCTTGGGAGCTGACACACAACGAGTCGACAGTCGAGATCCTGGAGGCAGACCGCCACGAGGTGGGCGGGATCTCCAGGACCGCGAGCTACAAGGGGTTCAGGTTCGACATCGGCGGCCACCGCTTCTTCACGAAGTCGGACGAGGTCAACCAGCTGTGGCACGAGATCCTCGACCCCGAGGACTGGCTGCGGGTGCCCCGGCTGTCCCGGATCTTCTACAGGGGCAAGTTCTTCAACTACCCGCTCAAGGCGTCGAACGCGCTCCTGGGCCTCGGCATAATCGAGACGGTCCTCTGTGTAGTCAGCTATATGTGGGCGCGGCTCTTCCCGCGCAAGGACGAGCGTTCATTCGAGGACTGGGTGCGGAACCGGTTCGGCGAGCGCCTCTATCGCATCTTCTTCAAGACCTACACCGAGAAGGTTTGGGGCATGCCGTGCAACGAGATCTCAGCCGACTGGGCGGCGCAGCGGATCAAAGGTCTGTCGCTGGTCGGAGCCGTGAAGAGCGCACTCTTCTCGTCGAAGAAGACGTCGGACGGCGAGACCATCAAGACACTGATCGACGAGTTCGACTATCCGAAGTTCGGCCCCGGCATGATGTGGGAGGTCGCCGCGGAGAAGGTGCAGGCGCGGGGTGCGAAGCTCCACATGGGAAGCCGCGTCTGTGGCATCAGGTGCGAGAACGGCAACGTTGTGGAGGTGTCGGCGCGGACATCGGGCGGTGTGACGGCGTACGAGGGTTCCGACGTCATCTCGAGTCTCCCGGTGCGCGACCTCGTCAACATGCTGGAACCGGAGCCGCCCGCCGAGGTGAAGCAGGCGGCCAACAACCTTTCGTACAGGGACTTTCTAACCGTGGTCTTGATCGTCGACCGCGAGCAGCTGTTCCCCGACAACTGGATCTACGTTCACGACCCGGCCGTGAAGCTGGGGCGGATCCAGAACTTCAAGAACTGGAGTCCCCTCATGGTGCCCGAGCCGGAAAAGACCTCGCTCGGGCTCGAGTACTTCTGCAACGAGGGCGATGAGCTCTGGGAGATGGCAGACGAGGATCTCATCCGCCTGGGAGTGCGCGAGATCGAGCAGCTCGGGCTGTGCGAAGGAAAGTACTTCCTGGACGGCACGGTCGTGAGGATGAAGAAGGCGTATCCGGTCTACGACGACACATACCAGCAGAACGTCGCCACCGTTCGGACCTACCTCGAGGAGAATGCTCGGAACCTGCAGCTGGTCGGCCGCAACGGCATGCACAAGTACAACAACCAGGATCACTCGATGATGACCGCTCTGCTGGCGGCGCGGAACATCGGCGGCGAGAATTGGGACCCGTGGAAGGTGAATACCGACGCGGAGTACCACGAGGAGTCACGAGGCGACGCCGATACCGCGGGGCGGCTGGTACCGCGCGCAGTGGAGCCGCGCGTCTAG
- the pruA gene encoding L-glutamate gamma-semialdehyde dehydrogenase — protein sequence MVQISGTFGIVRPPAARNEPVKEYGPGSVERKTLVERLSAMVDDRIDIPMVIGGRPVTSGDIYEVVMPHDTKHVLGDAHQANAQHLEQAVAAARAAHREWSALPWEDRAAIFLRAAELLASSWRDTINGSTMLGQSKTVHQAEIDAACELIDFWRFNVEFTARIYEEQPISPPGMWNQVDYRPLEGFVFAVTPFNFTSIAANLPTAPALMGNTVVWKPSLTQAYSAHYTMKLLEAAGLPPGVINMVHGPGPEIGEAALAHEELAGIHFTGSTPTFNWMWQKVGENVGRYRHYPRIVGETGGKDFIVAHPSASVDALATAIVRGGFEYQGQKCSAVSRVYVASNLWERLRERLAEQVPAIPMGDPTDFGNFMGAVIDDSAFARHSAALEEARSSDRLEVIAGGEADGSSGYFVRPTVVRTEDPDTRLIREELFGPIVTVYVYPEKEWGPTLDLVDQTSPYGLTGSVFSRDEAAIVEAKHRLRFAAGNFYVNDKPTGAVVGQQPFGGGRRSGTNDKAGSIWNLIRWVSPRSIKETFVPPTDYRYPYMDSERTGP from the coding sequence GTGGTCCAGATCAGCGGCACGTTCGGCATCGTCAGACCTCCTGCGGCACGCAACGAACCCGTCAAGGAGTATGGACCAGGTTCGGTAGAGCGGAAGACTCTGGTCGAGCGGTTGTCGGCCATGGTGGACGACCGGATCGACATCCCGATGGTCATCGGCGGGCGTCCCGTGACCAGCGGTGACATCTACGAGGTCGTCATGCCGCACGACACCAAGCACGTTCTAGGAGACGCGCATCAAGCGAACGCGCAGCACCTGGAGCAGGCGGTGGCTGCGGCACGAGCCGCGCATCGCGAGTGGTCTGCGCTCCCATGGGAGGACCGCGCCGCGATCTTCCTGCGCGCGGCGGAGCTTCTTGCGAGCTCGTGGCGGGACACCATCAACGGCTCCACGATGCTCGGACAATCGAAGACGGTGCACCAGGCGGAGATAGATGCAGCTTGCGAGCTGATCGACTTCTGGCGTTTCAACGTCGAGTTCACCGCGCGAATCTACGAGGAGCAGCCGATCTCGCCCCCGGGCATGTGGAACCAGGTGGATTACCGTCCGCTGGAGGGGTTCGTCTTCGCCGTCACCCCCTTCAACTTCACCTCCATCGCGGCCAACCTTCCGACCGCTCCCGCGTTGATGGGCAACACCGTCGTCTGGAAGCCGTCTCTGACGCAGGCGTACTCGGCCCACTACACGATGAAGCTTCTCGAGGCCGCCGGGCTCCCGCCGGGTGTGATCAACATGGTTCACGGACCCGGTCCCGAGATCGGCGAGGCCGCGCTTGCTCATGAGGAGTTGGCCGGCATCCACTTCACGGGATCCACGCCTACGTTCAATTGGATGTGGCAGAAGGTGGGCGAGAACGTCGGCCGGTACCGCCACTACCCGCGGATCGTCGGCGAGACGGGCGGCAAGGACTTCATCGTTGCGCACCCTTCCGCGTCCGTCGATGCCCTCGCTACAGCGATCGTCCGCGGTGGCTTCGAGTACCAGGGACAGAAGTGCTCGGCGGTGTCGCGGGTTTACGTGGCATCGAACCTGTGGGAGCGGCTGCGCGAACGCCTGGCGGAGCAGGTACCCGCGATCCCGATGGGTGATCCCACCGACTTCGGCAACTTCATGGGAGCGGTCATCGACGACAGCGCTTTCGCTCGTCACTCCGCGGCTCTGGAAGAAGCGCGGTCGAGCGATCGTCTAGAGGTGATCGCGGGAGGTGAGGCAGACGGGTCCTCGGGTTATTTCGTACGACCGACAGTTGTCCGGACCGAGGACCCGGACACACGGCTGATCCGCGAGGAGTTGTTCGGCCCGATCGTGACGGTGTACGTGTACCCGGAGAAAGAGTGGGGGCCCACCCTCGACCTGGTGGACCAGACGAGCCCGTATGGGCTTACCGGTTCGGTCTTCTCGCGAGATGAGGCCGCCATCGTCGAGGCGAAACACCGTCTGCGCTTCGCGGCGGGGAACTTCTACGTCAACGACAAACCCACGGGGGCCGTCGTGGGGCAGCAACCATTCGGCGGGGGCCGGCGCTCCGGGACGAACGACAAGGCCGGCAGCATCTGGAACCTGATCCGCTGGGTGAGCCCTCGTTCGATAAAGGAGACGTTCGTCCCGCCGACCGACTACCGCTACCCCTATATGGATTCGGAGCGCACCGGCCCCTAG
- a CDS encoding class I SAM-dependent methyltransferase yields the protein MGEAFDRYKDSYREDVQRSIGFVGQSHDFFTASKARHLLDLVRRNLGATTDLRVLDVGCGVGVTDALISSSFRSVHGVDVAAGVVDRAAAANPAVDYRTYDGENLPFPDASMDVTFAICVLHHVAPPARVSFVDEMKRVTRAGGLVLIFEHNPVNPLTRLAVARCEFDEDVVLLSKRDVKRLLVASDMAVVEERYILFLPWMIDLSQKLDRLLHWLPLGAQHVTVARPTAP from the coding sequence GTGGGTGAGGCGTTCGACCGGTACAAGGACAGCTACCGCGAAGACGTGCAGCGCTCGATCGGCTTCGTTGGCCAGAGTCACGACTTCTTCACCGCATCCAAAGCCCGCCACCTCCTCGATCTCGTGCGCCGCAACCTCGGCGCGACCACAGACCTGAGAGTGCTCGACGTCGGCTGTGGCGTCGGTGTCACGGACGCGTTGATCAGCTCCAGCTTCCGCTCCGTGCACGGCGTGGACGTCGCCGCCGGAGTGGTGGATCGCGCGGCAGCAGCGAATCCCGCCGTCGATTATCGAACCTACGACGGCGAGAATCTTCCTTTTCCGGATGCGAGCATGGACGTGACCTTCGCGATCTGCGTCTTGCATCACGTTGCCCCACCGGCACGCGTCAGCTTCGTCGACGAGATGAAGAGAGTGACGAGAGCCGGCGGGCTCGTGTTGATCTTTGAGCACAACCCCGTGAACCCACTGACGCGTCTCGCGGTCGCGAGGTGCGAATTCGACGAAGATGTCGTCCTTCTATCGAAACGTGACGTGAAGCGGTTGTTGGTAGCCAGCGACATGGCGGTCGTCGAGGAGCGTTACATCCTCTTCCTTCCCTGGATGATCGATCTGTCACAGAAGCTCGATCGTCTCCTACATTGGCTTCCTCTCGGCGCCCAGCACGTCACTGTCGCGCGGCCGACCGCGCCTTGA
- a CDS encoding glycosyltransferase, translating into MRSDVILDYSLVIPIYNEEESLPELLNRLRSVMDELDASSEVILVDDRSTDGSFAIMLEAAQQDARFKIVRFARNFGHQLAITAGLDFAGGRAVVVMDGDLQDPPELILEMAKRWREGYEVVYAIREMRLGDSFFKRTTASIFYRVLRKLSGADIPANVGDFRLVDRKVVDAFKEMRESNRYVRGMFSWLGFEQIGVPFTRAKRFAGKTKYPLRKMVNFAIDGIVGFSQAPLRFVLHLGFILATLSFLGGGAAALVKLFGVYAVPGWASLVVITFFLAGVQLIILGVIGEYVAQIHREVKHRPLYVVDRRIGFPDVPLEGEAAAGQVSRGNVSSIQEQGGRRGG; encoded by the coding sequence ATGAGGTCCGACGTCATCCTCGACTATTCGCTCGTCATCCCGATCTACAACGAAGAGGAGTCGCTACCCGAGCTGCTGAACAGGCTCCGCAGCGTCATGGATGAGCTCGATGCGAGCTCCGAGGTCATCTTGGTCGATGACCGCAGCACGGATGGGAGCTTCGCGATCATGCTCGAGGCGGCGCAGCAGGATGCTCGCTTCAAGATCGTCCGCTTCGCCCGTAATTTCGGACATCAGCTTGCGATAACCGCCGGCCTTGACTTCGCCGGTGGCCGCGCCGTCGTGGTCATGGACGGAGATCTACAGGATCCGCCCGAGCTCATCCTCGAGATGGCCAAGCGGTGGAGAGAAGGCTACGAAGTGGTCTACGCGATCCGGGAGATGCGGCTGGGCGACTCCTTCTTCAAGAGGACCACCGCCTCGATCTTCTATCGCGTCCTGCGAAAGCTGTCGGGGGCAGACATCCCCGCGAACGTAGGTGACTTCCGACTGGTTGATCGGAAGGTGGTCGATGCCTTCAAGGAGATGCGCGAGAGCAACCGCTACGTCCGTGGCATGTTCAGCTGGCTCGGCTTCGAGCAGATAGGAGTTCCGTTCACGCGTGCTAAGCGGTTTGCCGGGAAGACGAAATACCCGCTGCGGAAGATGGTCAACTTCGCTATCGACGGGATCGTCGGTTTCTCGCAGGCGCCGCTCAGGTTCGTCCTGCACCTTGGCTTCATCCTCGCGACTTTGTCGTTCCTGGGTGGCGGCGCCGCCGCGCTCGTCAAGCTATTCGGCGTCTATGCGGTCCCCGGGTGGGCCTCACTCGTCGTGATCACGTTCTTCCTAGCGGGGGTTCAGCTGATCATCCTCGGCGTGATCGGCGAGTACGTCGCGCAGATCCACCGCGAGGTGAAACATCGACCTCTTTACGTTGTCGACCGGCGGATCGGTTTCCCAGATGTGCCGCTCGAGGGCGAAGCCGCGGCCGGTCAGGTATCTCGCGGCAACGTCTCATCGATCCAGGAGCAGGGCGGCCGGCGCGGTGGGTGA
- a CDS encoding FG-GAP repeat protein, with amino-acid sequence MKRFLILLLVLGLIAGCTATAQAEPRGSEVFGTTTEGGNAELAKLTASDGMASDRFGIGVAVSGDTALVGAPAEDAQQGAAYVYARVGGAWIEQAKLVASDRLASHKFGYSVALSGDTAVIGSSTAAAAASPVHSHPTPGSAYVFERVGETWIEQAKLTAPDGAYGDDFGSSVAVSGDTVVVGARAIDVGLNPDQGAAYVFARAGGAWTQQAKLTASDGAANDNFGIHVALSGDTAVVGAYFDDVADNANQGSAYVFTESRGMWTQENQLVASDGAADDNFGFWVDVSGDTGVVGAVFDDVNGNANQGSAYVFTQNGGTWPQQEHLVASDGASGDAFGRSVAVSGDTAVVGAQFHDVGGNADQGSAYVFDRTGRTWPERTKLIASDGGAGDLFGVSVAMSGGTAVIGAGFHDVGINVHQGAAYVWKDPSNPHPPLSVTIDVKPRDDTNRIRLSSTRPIPVAVLTTPTFDAATVDPATVCFGDQPPAGGTTSYNQPPEVDADCNEAHGRGHLKDADGDGDLDMVLHFETDETGIDTGDGEARLTGRTMGGVSIEGADSIQTKP; translated from the coding sequence ATGAAGCGGTTCTTGATCTTGTTGCTAGTACTTGGACTTATAGCCGGCTGTACGGCGACCGCCCAAGCAGAACCGAGAGGTTCCGAGGTTTTCGGGACAACCACAGAAGGCGGCAATGCCGAACTTGCGAAGCTCACCGCCTCGGACGGGATGGCCTCGGACCGGTTCGGCATCGGGGTCGCCGTGTCGGGCGACACCGCCCTGGTAGGCGCTCCCGCCGAGGACGCCCAGCAGGGGGCGGCCTACGTCTACGCGCGGGTCGGGGGGGCCTGGATCGAGCAGGCGAAGCTCGTCGCCTCCGACCGGCTCGCTTCGCACAAGTTCGGGTATTCGGTGGCACTCTCCGGTGACACCGCCGTGATCGGGAGCAGCACTGCCGCAGCTGCGGCCAGCCCCGTTCACTCTCACCCCACCCCGGGCTCCGCCTATGTTTTCGAGCGTGTCGGCGAAACCTGGATCGAACAGGCCAAGCTGACCGCGCCGGATGGGGCCTATGGCGACGATTTCGGGTCCTCGGTCGCGGTCTCCGGTGACACCGTGGTGGTCGGAGCGCGCGCTATCGATGTCGGCTTGAATCCCGACCAGGGGGCGGCCTACGTGTTTGCCCGGGCGGGAGGAGCATGGACCCAGCAGGCCAAGCTCACCGCCTCGGATGGCGCCGCTAACGACAACTTCGGGATACATGTGGCGCTATCCGGTGACACTGCGGTCGTGGGCGCCTACTTCGACGACGTCGCCGACAATGCCAACCAGGGGTCCGCCTATGTCTTCACTGAGAGCCGCGGAATGTGGACGCAGGAGAACCAGCTGGTCGCCTCGGATGGCGCCGCCGACGATAACTTCGGCTTCTGGGTGGATGTGTCGGGGGACACCGGGGTCGTGGGCGCCGTCTTCGACGACGTCAACGGCAATGCCAACCAGGGGTCCGCTTACGTTTTCACCCAGAACGGCGGAACTTGGCCGCAGCAGGAGCATCTGGTCGCCTCGGATGGCGCGAGCGGCGACGCCTTCGGCCGATCGGTGGCGGTCTCCGGCGATACCGCAGTGGTCGGGGCGCAGTTCCACGACGTCGGTGGGAATGCAGACCAGGGCTCCGCCTACGTGTTCGACCGAACTGGGCGCACGTGGCCCGAGCGAACGAAACTGATCGCCTCGGATGGAGGCGCGGGTGACCTCTTCGGGGTCTCCGTGGCGATGTCCGGCGGCACCGCCGTGATCGGGGCCGGGTTCCACGACGTCGGCATCAACGTCCATCAGGGCGCGGCCTACGTGTGGAAGGACCCCTCCAACCCGCACCCGCCCTTGTCGGTCACGATCGACGTCAAGCCCCGTGACGATACGAACCGGATCCGCCTTTCCAGCACTCGGCCGATTCCCGTAGCCGTGCTCACCACGCCAACCTTCGATGCGGCAACGGTCGACCCGGCAACGGTGTGTTTCGGTGACCAGCCGCCGGCAGGTGGGACGACCTCTTACAACCAGCCTCCGGAGGTCGACGCCGATTGCAACGAAGCTCACGGGAGGGGCCATCTCAAGGACGCAGATGGAGACGGCGACCTAGACATGGTCCTCCATTTCGAGACCGATGAGACCGGGATCGACACCGGAGACGGTGAGGCCCGGCTGACCGGCAGGACCATGGGAGGCGTGTCCATCGAGGGAGCCGACTCCATCCAAACGAAGCCCTAG